In Duganella zoogloeoides, a single genomic region encodes these proteins:
- the ubiG gene encoding bifunctional 2-polyprenyl-6-hydroxyphenol methylase/3-demethylubiquinol 3-O-methyltransferase UbiG, with translation MNADPLELQKFSDLAHRWWDPTSEFRPLHEINPLRLEWINARVPLAGKKVIDIGCGGGILSESMARKGADVTGIDLGEKALKVADLHSLESGVQVRYKLVAAEDMAAQEPGQYDVVTCMEMLEHVPDPGAIVRAAAALVKPGGHVFFSTLNRNPKSYLFAIIGAEYVLRMLPKGTHDYDKFITPSELAQYVRSAGLETRGMKGLGYNPLTKIYSLNDDTSVNYMIATTRPLD, from the coding sequence ATGAACGCTGATCCGTTAGAACTGCAAAAATTTTCCGACCTGGCCCACCGCTGGTGGGACCCTACCTCCGAGTTCCGTCCCCTGCACGAAATCAATCCGCTGCGTCTGGAGTGGATCAATGCCCGCGTGCCGCTGGCCGGCAAGAAGGTGATCGACATCGGTTGCGGCGGCGGCATCCTCAGCGAATCGATGGCGCGCAAGGGCGCCGACGTCACCGGCATCGACCTCGGTGAAAAAGCGCTGAAAGTGGCCGACCTGCACAGCCTGGAATCGGGCGTGCAAGTACGCTACAAACTGGTGGCCGCCGAAGACATGGCCGCGCAGGAACCGGGCCAGTACGACGTGGTCACCTGCATGGAAATGCTCGAACACGTGCCCGATCCCGGCGCCATCGTGCGCGCTGCCGCCGCGCTGGTCAAACCGGGCGGCCACGTGTTCTTTTCCACGCTCAACCGCAATCCCAAGTCCTACCTGTTTGCCATCATCGGCGCCGAGTACGTGCTGCGCATGCTGCCCAAGGGCACCCACGACTACGACAAGTTCATCACGCCGTCGGAACTGGCGCAATACGTGCGCAGCGCCGGCCTGGAAACGCGCGGCATGAAGGGCCTCGGCTACAACCCGCTCACCAAGATCTATTCACTCAATGACGACACCAGCGTCAACTACATGATCGCCACCACCCGCCCACTCGACTGA
- the gyrA gene encoding DNA gyrase subunit A gives MDQFAKETIPISLEEEMRKSYLDYAMSVIVGRALPDVRDGLKPVHRRVLFSMHESNYVWNRAYVKCARVVGDTMGKYHPHGDASIYDTLVRMAQHFSLRYMLVDGQGNFGSVDGDGAAAMRYTECRLAKISSELLADIDKDTVDFQPNYDGKEKEPTVLPTRIPNLLINGSSGIAVGMATNIPPHNLHEVIAGALHVLQNPQCSIDELIELIPAPDFPTGGIIYGVSGVRDGYRTGRGRVVMRAKTHYEEYGKDGGRTAIIVDELPYQVNKKSLLERIAENVRDKKLEGISDIRDESDKSGMRVVIELKRGEVPEVVLNNLYKQTQLQDTFGMNMVALVDGQPRLLNLKEMLQCFLSHRREVVTRRTVFELRKARERGHVLEGLAVALANIDDFIALIKAAPTPPVAKAALMDRSWDSSIVREMLARTGEGDTVGGIEAFRPEHLPKHYGIQADGMYRLSDDQAQEILQMRLQRLTGLEQDKIVNEYKDVMAEIADLLDILSKPSRVTTIITDEMTSVVTEFGDPAKDPRRSSIEHNASDLNTEDLITPQDMVVTLSHTGYMKAQPISEYRSQKRGGRGKQAMATKEEDWIDQLFIANTHDYILCFSNRGRMYWLKVWEVPQGSRNSRGKPIVNMFPLADNEKITVILPLSGENRTFPEDHYVFMSTSLGTVKKTPLKDFSNPRKAGIIAVDLDEGDFLIGAALTDGEHDVMLFSDSGKAVRFDENDVRPMGRNARGVRGMNLDEGQRVIALLVAENEQQSVLTATENGYGKRTPITEYTRHGRGTKGMIAIQTSERNGRVVAATLVEPTDEIMLITTGGVLIRTRVAEIREMGRATQGVTLIAVEDGTKLSGLQRVVETDIDEVELEPGPDGKPVVAAAPAVADADGADATDAGDDKPADDVQPE, from the coding sequence ATGGATCAATTCGCAAAAGAAACAATTCCTATTTCCCTCGAAGAAGAGATGCGCAAGAGCTACCTCGATTACGCCATGAGCGTGATCGTGGGCCGCGCCTTGCCGGACGTGCGCGACGGCTTGAAGCCGGTGCACCGCCGGGTCTTGTTCTCGATGCATGAATCCAATTACGTGTGGAACCGCGCTTACGTCAAGTGCGCGCGCGTGGTCGGCGACACCATGGGTAAGTACCACCCGCACGGCGACGCGTCGATTTACGACACGCTGGTGCGCATGGCGCAGCACTTCTCGCTGCGCTACATGCTGGTCGATGGCCAGGGTAACTTCGGTTCGGTCGATGGCGACGGCGCGGCCGCGATGCGTTACACCGAGTGCCGGCTGGCCAAGATCTCCAGCGAACTGCTGGCCGATATCGACAAAGACACGGTCGACTTCCAGCCCAACTACGACGGCAAGGAAAAAGAGCCGACCGTTCTGCCTACCCGCATCCCCAACCTGCTCATCAACGGCTCGTCCGGTATTGCCGTGGGTATGGCCACCAACATCCCGCCGCACAATCTGCACGAAGTGATTGCCGGCGCGCTGCACGTGCTGCAAAACCCGCAATGCTCGATCGACGAACTGATCGAACTGATCCCGGCGCCGGACTTTCCGACCGGCGGTATCATTTACGGCGTCTCGGGCGTGCGCGACGGTTACCGCACCGGCCGTGGCCGCGTGGTCATGCGCGCCAAGACTCACTACGAGGAATACGGCAAGGACGGCGGCCGCACCGCGATCATCGTCGACGAGCTGCCGTACCAGGTCAACAAGAAGTCGCTGCTGGAGCGCATCGCCGAAAACGTGCGCGACAAGAAGCTCGAAGGCATTTCCGACATCCGCGACGAGTCCGACAAATCGGGCATGCGGGTGGTGATCGAGCTGAAACGCGGCGAAGTACCGGAAGTCGTCCTGAACAACCTGTACAAGCAGACCCAGTTGCAGGATACGTTCGGCATGAACATGGTGGCGCTGGTCGACGGCCAGCCGCGCCTGCTGAACCTGAAGGAAATGCTGCAGTGCTTCCTGTCGCACCGCCGCGAAGTGGTCACGCGCCGCACCGTGTTCGAACTGCGCAAGGCGCGCGAACGCGGTCACGTGCTCGAGGGTCTGGCCGTGGCTCTGGCCAACATCGACGACTTCATCGCCCTGATCAAGGCAGCGCCAACGCCGCCGGTGGCCAAGGCGGCCCTGATGGACCGTTCGTGGGATTCGTCCATCGTGCGCGAAATGTTGGCCCGTACCGGCGAAGGCGATACCGTGGGCGGCATCGAAGCATTCCGTCCCGAGCACCTGCCCAAGCACTACGGCATCCAGGCCGACGGCATGTACCGTTTGTCCGACGACCAGGCGCAGGAAATCCTGCAAATGCGTTTGCAACGCCTGACCGGTCTGGAACAGGACAAGATCGTCAACGAGTACAAGGACGTGATGGCCGAAATCGCCGACCTGCTGGACATCCTGTCCAAGCCATCGCGCGTGACCACCATCATCACCGACGAGATGACCAGCGTGGTCACCGAATTCGGCGATCCTGCCAAGGACCCGCGTCGTTCGAGCATCGAACACAATGCCAGCGACCTCAATACCGAGGACCTGATCACGCCGCAAGACATGGTGGTCACCCTGTCGCACACCGGTTACATGAAGGCGCAGCCGATTTCCGAGTACCGTTCGCAAAAACGCGGCGGTCGCGGCAAGCAGGCCATGGCGACCAAGGAAGAAGACTGGATCGACCAGCTGTTCATCGCCAACACGCACGATTACATCCTGTGCTTCTCCAACCGTGGCCGCATGTACTGGCTCAAGGTCTGGGAAGTGCCGCAAGGCTCGCGCAACTCGCGCGGCAAGCCTATCGTGAACATGTTCCCGCTGGCCGATAACGAGAAGATCACCGTGATCCTGCCGCTGTCGGGCGAAAACCGCACCTTCCCCGAAGACCATTACGTGTTCATGTCCACCAGCCTGGGCACCGTGAAAAAGACGCCGCTGAAAGACTTCAGCAACCCGCGCAAGGCCGGCATCATTGCCGTGGACCTCGACGAAGGCGACTTCCTGATCGGCGCTGCACTGACCGACGGCGAACACGATGTGATGCTGTTCTCGGATTCCGGCAAGGCCGTGCGCTTCGACGAAAACGACGTGCGTCCGATGGGCCGCAATGCCCGTGGCGTGCGCGGCATGAACCTCGATGAAGGCCAGCGCGTGATCGCGCTGCTCGTCGCCGAGAACGAGCAGCAGTCGGTGCTGACCGCCACCGAGAACGGCTACGGCAAGCGTACCCCGATCACCGAGTACACGCGCCATGGCCGTGGGACCAAGGGCATGATCGCGATCCAGACCTCCGAGCGTAACGGCCGCGTGGTGGCCGCCACCCTGGTGGAGCCGACCGACGAGATCATGCTGATCACCACCGGCGGCGTGCTGATTCGCACCCGCGTGGCGGAGATCCGCGAAATGGGCCGCGCCACGCAAGGCGTGACCCTGATCGCGGTGGAAGACGGCACCAAGCTGTCCGGCTTGCAGCGCGTGGTGGAAACCGACATCGACGAAGTGGAACTCGAGCCTGGCCCGGACGGCAAGCCAGTGGTAGCGGCTGCCCCCGCAGTTGCTGACGCTGACGGCGCCGACGCCACCGATGCCGGTGACGACAAGCCTGCCGACGACGTTCAGCCGGAGTAA
- the ompA gene encoding outer membrane protein OmpA → MKKLISLLAISAAFAGSAFAQTAPTAPPYAPVTQDIKAATPKSAYVQDARGVIVRDPFGLCWRTGYWTPADAVPGCDLPLCVEPEKLENGKCVAPPPPVAPAPAPAPMPAPAPKPVPVPTAQKVSFAADAFFDFDKSVLKPEGKAKLDEVTSKLGAINLEVIIAVGHTDSVGSDEYNQKLSVRRAEAVKAYIISKGVDATRVYTEGKGEKQPVADNKTAEGRAKNRRVEIEVVGTSK, encoded by the coding sequence ATGAAGAAACTTATTTCGTTGTTGGCCATCTCGGCTGCCTTTGCAGGTTCGGCATTCGCGCAAACCGCGCCTACCGCACCACCTTACGCTCCTGTTACCCAGGACATCAAGGCCGCAACGCCGAAAAGCGCCTACGTGCAAGATGCACGCGGTGTGATCGTGCGTGATCCGTTCGGCCTGTGCTGGCGCACCGGCTACTGGACCCCGGCCGATGCCGTGCCAGGTTGCGACCTGCCACTGTGCGTTGAGCCAGAAAAACTGGAAAATGGCAAGTGCGTAGCACCGCCGCCACCAGTGGCCCCAGCACCTGCACCAGCTCCAATGCCAGCCCCAGCACCGAAACCAGTTCCAGTGCCTACCGCACAAAAAGTGAGCTTCGCAGCTGACGCGTTCTTCGATTTCGACAAATCGGTCCTGAAACCAGAAGGCAAAGCCAAGCTGGACGAAGTGACGTCGAAACTGGGCGCCATCAACCTGGAAGTCATCATCGCTGTCGGCCACACCGACTCCGTTGGTTCGGACGAGTACAACCAGAAGCTGTCGGTACGCCGCGCTGAAGCAGTCAAAGCCTACATCATCTCCAAGGGCGTTGACGCAACCCGCGTGTACACCGAAGGCAAGGGCGAGAAACAGCCAGTTGCCGACAACAAGACCGCCGAAGGCCGCGCGAAAAACCGTCGCGTAGAGATCGAAGTCGTAGGCACCAGCAAGTAA